The Acidobacteriota bacterium DNA window AGTGGGCGGCGTGGAACCCACGGACCTCGCCCCCATCGAGCGGGCTCAGCGTCTCCGTCTCGCCCAGGGCCGAGTGGCCGTACGGGTGTTCCCCGTAGAGCACGCGCCGCCACGTGCGGTTGGCGACCGCGCCGGCGGCGTGGCGTAGCTGTGCGATTCGGTTGAGACGCAACGTGCGGACGCGGTCGACGTCCGCCCCTTCGAACCGGGGCTCGGTCGCCACCTCCAGCAGCAGCGCCAGCACCTCCCGCGCGTGGCGTGCGAGGGCCGAGGCGGACAGCACCGTGGCGTCGCTCGATACGTCGGCGCCGAACCGCGCGCCGAGCCGCCCCAGTTCCTCGTGCAACTGGATGCCATCGCGCGCCCGCGTGCCGTCGTCCAGCAGGTCCGCCGTGAATCCGGCCAGCCCCGCCCGTCCCGACGGGTCGGCGGCGGAACCGGCGGGGATGAGCAGCGCGAGCGTGACGAGCTCGGTTCGGCTATGGGGAATCGTCCAGATCCGGAGTCCGCCGGCGCCGAGCGTCCGCGCGATGGCGGGAAACGTGGCGGGCGCGCTGCCGGTGACCGGCGGCAACTGGCTCCGGTCGACCGAGGTCACGACGCCTCCACCGGCGTCGCGCCGTCGAGCGCGCGATCCGAAGCGCCGGCGGGCACGACGCTCAGCGCAATCCGCGCCGCCGGATCGAGCCGCCGGCCAAGGGCGGCGGCAACGCTCTCGCGGGTCGCCCGCGCGTAACGCGCCAGATCTTCGGCGAGAAAGTCGGGCCGGCCCGCCATAACGTTGTAGTTGTTCAGCAGGTCGGAGCGGCCGCCGAATCCGCCGAGTGATTCCCGGCGGGCCGCGAAGTCCGCTTCGAGCCGGTTCCGGGCGCGCAGCAGCTCGTCATCGGACGGACCGGCCACCGCCAGCCGCGCCAGCTCGTCGGTGATAACGCGGTCGAGATCGCCCAGCGCGCGGCCGGGCACCGCGGTGGCGACGACGCCGAACCTGCCGCACAGCTCCTGCGAGTACTGATGCGCCGACACGTCGGTCACCCACTGCCGGTCGTGCAGCAGCGCGCGATACAGCCGGGACGATTTCCCGCCGCCGAGGATTTCGGACGCGAGGTCCAGCTCCGCGTCGTCCTCCCCGTAGAGCGCCGGCGACCTCCAGGTGAGGTAGAGCCGTGGAAGCTCGACGCGGTCGGTCAGGAGCAACGACGCCGCGCGCTCGCGCGGATCGACGGCCGGAGGAACGACCGGCGCCGGCGCATCCCCCGCCGGGATATCGCCGAAGTACGCCCGCGCCAGGTCCACCGCTTCGTCGACACCCACGTCTCCGGCCACCGCGAGCGAGGCATTCGCGGGATGGTAGTAAGCGGCAAAGAACTCACGCACGTGGTCCAGATCGGCGGCGTGCAGATCCTCGACCGATCCGATCACCGGCCAGTGGTACGGATGGTCCGGCGGGAAGTGGGCCTCGTCCAGCACCAGCGACACCATGCCGTAGGGCTGATTCTCGTAGCGCTGCCGCCGCTCGTTCAGCACCACGTCACGCTGGTTGTCCAGCTTCTCCTGCGTCAGGGCCGGCAGCAGGTGTCCCATCCGATCCGACTCCATCCAGAGCGCCCGCTCCAGCGCGCCGCGCGGCACGACTTCCCAGTAGTTCGTCCGGTCGGTGCTGGTCGATCCGTTCAGGGCCGCGCCCGCCTCCTGGAGGGGGCGGAAGTAGCCGTCGGGGTGGTGAGCGGAACCCTCGAACATCAGGTGCTCGAAGAGGTGCGCGAACCCGGTCCGGCCGGGGCGTTCGTTCTTCGAGCCGACGTGGTACCAGAGGTTGACGGCGACAATCGGACAGTGATGGTCCTCGTGGACAATCACGTCGAGCCCGTTGTCGAGCGTCACCTTTACGTGCGGTATCTCCGCCGAGACGCGGCCGGTCACGGGCTACTCCCCCACCATCTGCACGACGACCTGCCGGTTCCGCGGGCGCGTATCGAATTCCGCCACGACGATCTGCTGCCACGTGCCGAGACGCACCTGCCCGCTGCTGAACGGCAAGGTGAGCGACGGTCCGATCATCGCCGCCCGCACGTGGCTCGACCCGTTGTCGTCGCCCCACCGTTCATGGTGGGCGTAGGCGCCGGCGCGCGGCGCGATCTGTTCGAGGACGCGGTCGAAGTCGGCGACCGCGCCCGGTTCGAACTCGATCGTGGTGACGGCGGCGGTCGAGCCGACCACGCAGATGCTCACGATGCCGTCCGACAAGCCGGACTCCGCCACGGCCGACGCCACCACCCCCGAGATGTCGCGCATGTCGCCCTGTCCCGTGGTCCGCAGCTCGTGCGTGGTGGTCTTGACCATGGCCGCCGTGGAAACGGGCCATTGTAACGGCATCGCACGATACGGCCGTCCTGCCCCGGGTTACAATTCGGGCGTGCGGAGACGGCAAGGGACCTTGCGTTTCTGGCCGACCCGACTGACGGCCACCGTCGTGGCGCTGGTCGTACTGGCGACCCTGGCCAGCCTCGACCGGGGCGTCGCCGCGCAGGAAGGCAGCCTCGCCTTCGATCCCCCCGACGAGTGGATCGTCGAGCCCGTCTCCTCGCCGATGCGTCTCGCGCAGTTCACACTGCCCCGAGCGGAGGGCGATTTCGAGGATGCGGAACTGACCGTCTTCTACTTCGGGGGCGGGGGCGGCACGGTCGAAGCGAATCTGGAGCGGTGGACGAACCAGATGCTGCAGCCGGACGACAGTCCGTCCGCGGATGTCGCCACCACGACCAGCTTCATGGTGGGCGAGATCGCGGTGACGCTACTCGACGTGCCGGGCATCTATGCCGCCGAAGTGATCCCGGGCTCCGGCATGCGGTACTTCAAACGGGGCTACCGGCTGAAGGCCTCCGTCGTGGAGACGCCGGCCGGGCCCTACTTCTTCCGGCTGACGGGACCCGAGCAGACCGTTCGCACGTGGGAAGATCGGTTCATCGCCCTGCTCGAGTCGCTGCGGCTGGAATAGGGCAGGCCGGCTTCAGCGCTCCACTGGCACGAAACGCTGAATCCTGCGCCCTTCCTGCTCCGCCACGTAGACGTTTCCGTTCGAGTCGACCCCTATGCCGTGCGGCAGGGTGAACTGCCCCGGGTAGCGGCCGGGACCGCCGCCGAAGCTCGTCACCACTTCTCCGCGTTGGCGGTCGACCACGTCCACCATCACGCTGTTCTGGTTCAGGACGAAGATCCAGCGCTGTTCCGGATCCGGGGAGAAGTCGAGGACGACGGCCGTGCCGCGCGTCCCGGTCCGATCGGGCGTCCGCGGCGTCCGTGGCGTGAACGGCACGTCGATGTTCCGTTGAAAGACGCCCATCCGGTCGAAGACCTGGATGCGGTCGGCCTGCCGGTCGCAGATGTACACCAGGCCGTCGTTCGACACGCGCAGGCAGTGCGGCAGCGGCGTGATCTCCTCGCCCGGCGCGCGGTGGAGCGGCCACTGGCGGAGAAAGCTCCCATCGCGATCGAGGACGGCGATGCGGGAGTTGCCGCCGGCCAGCTCGCCATCGGCCACGTAGATCTCCCCCGTCGCCGGATCGACGTCGACGCCGGCCGGCAGGAAGAACTGCGCCCGGTCGGAGTTGAGCGGGCGGCCGTCTCGCGTGCCGTCCGACGAGTCGTAGCGCCCGGTCTCGCCGATCTGCCGCAGCAGGTCGCCGTCGGACGAGTACTGCCGCAGAACGCCTGTGCCGGCGGCGACAATCCAGACGTTGCCGTCACCGTCGACATGGCAGTCGTGCAACCGGTCTCCGAGCCCGTCCGGATCGCCCCACGACCCGACGACCTCGCCGGAGGGGTCGAATTCGATGACGGGAGGCGCCAGACGCGCTCCGT harbors:
- a CDS encoding insulinase family protein — translated: MTRRIRRPLRPAEQLQRYGGPARLSRRRSGALRAGDPRERCRRPWPAARSGGADCAERRARRRFGSRARRRDAGGGVVTSVDRSQLPPVTGSAPATFPAIARTLGAGGLRIWTIPHSRTELVTLALLIPAGSAADPSGRAGLAGFTADLLDDGTRARDGIQLHEELGRLGARFGADVSSDATVLSASALARHAREVLALLLEVATEPRFEGADVDRVRTLRLNRIAQLRHAAGAVANRTWRRVLYGEHPYGHSALGETETLSPLDGGEVRGFHAAHYRLDRATLVIAGNDDALETAAQAAGGGRAVTRSPAPLPDPPAAVGLKKMWRAGDIVVLLWGGGR
- a CDS encoding insulinase family protein produces the protein MTGRVSAEIPHVKVTLDNGLDVIVHEDHHCPIVAVNLWYHVGSKNERPGRTGFAHLFEHLMFEGSAHHPDGYFRPLQEAGAALNGSTSTDRTNYWEVVPRGALERALWMESDRMGHLLPALTQEKLDNQRDVVLNERRQRYENQPYGMVSLVLDEAHFPPDHPYHWPVIGSVEDLHAADLDHVREFFAAYYHPANASLAVAGDVGVDEAVDLARAYFGDIPAGDAPAPVVPPAVDPRERAASLLLTDRVELPRLYLTWRSPALYGEDDAELDLASEILGGGKSSRLYRALLHDRQWVTDVSAHQYSQELCGRFGVVATAVPGRALGDLDRVITDELARLAVAGPSDDELLRARNRLEADFAARRESLGGFGGRSDLLNNYNVMAGRPDFLAEDLARYARATRESVAAALGRRLDPAARIALSVVPAGASDRALDGATPVEAS
- a CDS encoding YjbQ family protein, which gives rise to MVKTTTHELRTTGQGDMRDISGVVASAVAESGLSDGIVSICVVGSTAAVTTIEFEPGAVADFDRVLEQIAPRAGAYAHHERWGDDNGSSHVRAAMIGPSLTLPFSSGQVRLGTWQQIVVAEFDTRPRNRQVVVQMVGE